Within Eschrichtius robustus isolate mEscRob2 chromosome X, mEscRob2.pri, whole genome shotgun sequence, the genomic segment TATTGTAAGCTTTATGAGGGTAGGGATCTTATCtgatttgttcactgatgtatccccAAAACCTCGAATATAGTAGGCATTAAATACATAGTTATTGAACGAGTAGGGGTTAGgagaaaacaaacaggaaaaaatggGTTTTGTCAAGATATTGTCAAGATATGTACTGCACAATGAAGATAAAACTGTAATGAATGAACACTTATGCATAGtgttgaaatatattaaaaaatggttTTAGAACTTCaagtagaaatggacaaatctaCAATCGTAGTGGGAGACTATGATACATATATTTTAGTCCTtgacagaaaaaataaagatattgacCATTTGAATAATACAAGTTAGCTTGATTTAACATGTATAATAAAGTTCATATTCATATAATAAGTTCATATTATAATAAAGTACCCTAACAGGCTGAGAATACACATTCAAGTGTTTATGGAAGTTGGTCtcattaaaataagaaagagaatattATCATTGATATAAAGGAGATTTAAAAATGATAAGTGAATATTCTTATGATAGCATATTCATAACATAACAACAAAATATGTTTGACATATGGAAATAAGTGTAATAAGAACGGTACAGGGCCTATATGAATGCAACTATAAATCTATACTCAGGGAGATAAAAAGAGACTTGAATGAGTGAGATTCTTGGGTGAGATAATTTTGTACTGTTATCAGTTCTCTCCAAATGAGTCTACATTTAAGTAAATTCATGCCTAGTACATGAGGCacacaataaatgttttttgaatgacTGTTAAATAAGGAACATAATtaccataaaaatattattaggaTTTTTTGATTTGACAAAATGATTCTAAGTTTCATCTAAAAAATTCTTCAGAGTTGAGAATAAAATTTTGATAATGAGGACTAATGAAAAGATTGCCAGATCCAGTTATTAAAACATATGATAATACAAGGTAAATTATAACAGTGGTATTGGTGCATGAACAGATAGattagtggaacagaatagagagtcaagAAACAAATCTATGACTAAGGACTTAGAATATGATGGTGATGTCATAAGTAGGAAAGGATGGATTTAATAAATGGTattaggaaaactggaaaacatgTGTCCCTACTTCATAACATACTCCAAAATATTTTCGaggtggattaaagatttaagtaTAAAAAGTGAAACTGTAAAAGTGTTAGAAGGAAGTATTAGAGTGTAGAATGCTGTCAACTGAAAATATGCACAACCTAaaatttgagaattatgttttatttggctgactttctgaggacttaagcccaggaaacagcctctcagatagctctgagggactgttccaaagaggtaagggaggagccaggatctaGGAGttttggcaaaaacaaaacaaaaacaaaaaaacacccagaTAGTCAAGGATCAAAAGATTTcttctaattaaagaaaaaccagacatctcaagttaatgaatttagcgcttttctgtgtatgggaagatgcaagagtctgggcttattgaaatcattcccttgatatgcatcttaactatctagggccagtatcctgcttttctccatcctgaatccgcTCAGGGTGCACCGTCTGTGGCGGCTCAGTGACTTATGGCTTGGTGGATGTGGCCGGctacatcctttgtttactgtaatggcaggtgacattctttaAAAGATCAACAATGCCATTTAAAACATGACCTGAAAGGCAGAAATAGTAATGGAAGAGATTGATACATTTGattacataaaacattttaaacttttgaatTTCTTAAAACaccataaaaaatacaaacgtaGCTGACTACCTTGAAAACTATTTACAATATATGTGGCAGATTAAGGGTTAAGTTCTCTATTACACAACAAATATATGAAAGAGATCAGTTCACTGATGACTAAaggtgcaaattaaaacaaggggTAACATTAGTTTGGCCATCAAACtgacaaacaacaaaaaaggtgAGGGTCCAAGAATATTGGCACTGCCTTCACTGCTGGTAGATGTATACCTTGGGGCAGCCTTACTGGAGGGTAGTGTGACCAAGGTCAATAGCCATTCCttaagaatttatcctaaggaactTTTCATGAATATCTGCAAATATATAGCTACAGTGATAAATCATTGCATTGcagagttctttattttttctttttctttttttttattgaggtataattgacgtctaacattatattagtttcaggtgtacaacataatgacttgatatttgtgtatattgtgaaatcaccacaataagtctagttaacatctgtcaccatacacagttacaaaattttttttttctggttatgagaactttttaagatttactctcttgggacttccctggtggcccagttgttaatgcagggggcccgggtttgatccctggtcagggaactagatcccacgtgctgcaactaaaagatcccgcatgctgcaatgaagatcccacatacagataaataaataaatatatatatatatatatatatatatatattttttaaaagatttgctttcttagcaacttttaaatatgcaTTACATTATCACAGGACTTATTTAATtgataactgaaagtttgtaccttttgacccgcTTAACCCGTTTCTCCCACCCCACGCCTCTGGtagccaccagtctgttctctgtatctatgagtgttCTTCTAGGCAGTGTTCTTCATAATATCAGTAAATTGTAAAAAACTTAAATGTCTTTGTATGGGGAaaattattaactcatttataatAGAGCCGTATAATGTAATACTGTAAGGTTATTAAAGATAGTGttggaaaatatttaatgatatggaCAAATCCATGTCATGGGAATGAGGATGGATATCCTCTCCTCTTATATAGGAGGGAATCatgcaaataaaactaaaagcaagtTGGTTGAAGTAGTGAGGAAGGATAAGGAAGGTTTACAGTGTCTAAGGCCTTGATTTTTATTCGTAAATAAAGAAGCCAACATATTTGCCAAGAGTTTCTGTGATGGGGCCTGATTTAGTTGGAATACATACTGTTTCCAAGTTGTTAATTGATTGGGCCTCCGAATGTCAAGACTGTCAGAGGCAAGTTCACTATTGTACGTTAGTTTACAGTGTAACAATGGGATGTGTCGGCCTACAGCTTAagcattttgaaatttatttattttctaattaatttatttaaacttaaTACTCAATTTTTCAGTTTCACAGCAAAAACATATTCTGATTATTAATTGTACCTAAGCTGTTACGGGTTTTAAATGCAATGTCTGTTAGCTCTTAGACTTTCCATATTTAACTTAAGCACAGGTAATTACTTTTAAAGGGTCAAAGAAAGTGATAAATACGTTATATGTTGGGATTaataatttcacttttcttaaggGTTCTCGAATTCTGTGTCTCCAAGTGAATATATTCTGTGGAGCAATGAAAATGCTAATGGACAACCTCTGGAAGAAACTGCTGCCTGGGAAGCTCTGTTAAGTTTTTTCTTTCCAACAAGTAagttcctgttttattttattcctccCAATGTCCTTGTTTTGAAAACAGTAGTTAAATGCTTAGGAGGCAGTGTGGTCTATTGGCATTGGAGTGAGACAAACCTGAGTTTTAATCCTGACTCTGCCCTTTGGCTTAGGCAAGATAACCTCTGAACTTCAatgtcttcatctttaaaatgaaaatatgtacCAGAAAGAATTGCGAAGATGAACTGAGACAGTATTTTAagtcattccataaatatttgttactcTTTACAGAATACTTTTCCTTTACAAATCTCTAAACCTTTCAAAATGTACCTTAATGGCATTGCTTGAAATTTAGTCACTGATCCGGTATTGTGAAATCAATGTCTTCTGTGGCATTAATCAGGGTACTGTGTAGCTCTAATGTTATGGAATATACCAGATGTTTTCCCATCTGTTTTAATGATAAAAAGTTCAGGTTTCAAGTCACATCATCTCTGTCTTTTTGTGATTCTGTATATAATGTGTTTATCAAGCACGTGACGGCCCCTGAGATTAACCACAAATAAACacatttcattttgtacagcatGTGGTGCCCTTTCAAGGAGAAGGTTCAAATAAATTGACATATGTGAATTATAAAGATGaagcttttattaaaaatcatgCAGAATTTATTCTAATAAAATTTGATGTACATATATAAGCACAAAATTGTATCCATTGTTTAATTCCGACCCTACCACTGAATTCTTCTGATTTTGCATAAATCGCTTCATGTTTCTCTAAGAGGTTTCCAGTTCAAAACAAGCATTATGACATCTGCTACCAATGAGAATAGCAAAATAAACGAACtccttaaataatttatttaaaaatactgccATGGTCAAATCGATTGGAGAAAGAGAAGTCTGATAAGGTGGTATGTTGTGAAGCTAAAAGAATAGTGAGCACTGGAGTTCGTCATAAACAACAAATGATGATTTAAGCTTTAGGGCTTGAGAAGATAGCAGATGTAAACTGTCCCATAGCTACCTATAATAAGTACATTATACAAACACTGAAGCCACCTTTAAAAATAGTCTAAATAAGATATCTGCATTTCTGAAATACTCCTCCAACCTGGTGCAGTACGTTGAGTCAAAATCAATTTATGAGATGACGTTTTTGCCCCAAAAAATCAGACTGTTCCATTTTAAGAGAAATATCACACCTAGGTTGGTTCAACTCTTTCAACAgtgattaaatatttataaaatattatatactgtattcttgaaaaagaataacTACAAGTTCATAAAATGTGAAGTACTTTTAACCAATTTATTTCCTCCcctatataattaaaaatgaatattcttcCCACTTAAGCACTAACAAAAAGACCGTCTTCTCATCATTAGACTGTTGTTAGTAATAGATTCATCTCTTGCAGATTAAAATGATAACCTTGAGACAGACTGGCAGGGAAGCTTGAGAGGTCGCACAATCCTTCTCCCTTTGGATAAAGTCATACGCTTAAACCTGATAGAAATTGTTCTAccctttttattcttcaaaattagtaatttgagtctAAAAGCTAATTTTAGTATCTGGCATAAAGTCCATCAGATGCGATTTAGGTATAAAATAACAGAAGCCCAGCATTAGAAGGGaccttagagatcatctagtcCAGTCTCTTCTATGATTTAAAATCTCTTCTTGTATGATTTTCATTCCTGGAAAGTGGTCTTTGAACAATATCTATAGTGAGGAACTCAGCACACAGGAAGTCCATCCGATCTCTGACCAGGGCCTGACAATTGTCACCCTTCCCTGAGTGTGTGATGTCCAGGACTGAACATGGTATTCTAGATGCAGTCCATCCTGGGGAGGAGAGTCACTGTGGGCCTGGCAGAATTGAAGAACAGATTGCTTAGAGTATAACAACAAAGTAGGCTAAGCTCTCACATGTCTAAAATGTTTGGGAAATGAATATCCAGGCCAACTGGTAATGCATTAAATTTGTGACCTTGCGCAAGCTACTTTGatcctttatttcttcattttaaaaatggaggttGTAAAACTAATTTTGAGAGTTTGTTGTGAAGATTGGAAATAATGTGCGTAAAGCAAGATACCTCGCCCAAACAGGTGACTAATGAAtggtagctgttattatttttacctGAGCTTCAGGAATTGCCAATCTTTAAAGTagaggaatataaaaaaatataccaAGAGGTAATAATATACTTATAACCATTCTATTATTCTTTGCTGATGTTGAAGTGCTTCAGAGTGATCGTAAAACATCATTTATTACTTTTCTAAGTCTGTAGTTGTTGATAGTATTGGAGATTGAACTGAATCTATGCTGGCCTTAAGCCATACTGTAAaggttttcttttcaaataaaaatctgaTATCTGCCTTTTTAGTTGTCACTTGTTTTTCATATAAAGCAGGATGTTTAAAAAATCAGCTGTTTCAGCTTGTGAATCTTACAGATTCAGATATGCATGAATTTCTTACAGTTGCATGAATCTTGGTATTCATGCCATAAATCATTGCCTATTCAAAATTATAGAGTTGTAACTTAAGGCCAaaaggaagaatcttaaaacatactgCAGTGCCAATATGATTAAGTGTTCACAGAAAGTAGGTCAATGCCAATAGTATTACTTATTTTACTCTCTAGCAGTAAACTGTGTGAATTTTACTTACATTCAGTCTCATTGATGGATTCAGTGCATTTCTGTAGCTTAGTAAAATTGAGTGAGAGGGTATCTGTGGTATTCTTTTAACAAGGTGTTAGTTTTAAGGGCATTTGGCCTGTTCTAGTTATTTAGCCCTTTCTGTGTTATATTTGTATCACTACTCCTCAGCTTATGTTTATAGTCATTTTAAAAGTAccttaccgggcttccctggtggcgcagtggttaagaatctgcctgccaatgcaggggacacgggtttgagccctggtccgggaagatcccacatgctgcggagcaactaagcccgtgcgccacaactactgcgcctgcgctctagagcccgtgagccacaactactgaagcccgcgtgcctagagcccgtgctccacaacaagagaagccaccacaatgagaagcccgcgcaccgcaaggaagaggagccccccccccgcccccgctcaccacaactagagaaagcccgtgtgcagcaacgaagacccaactcagccaaaaataaaataaataaaataaataaattttaaaaaaccaaaaaaacaaaaactaccttACCAATGATCTGTTAAcagtttatatttttctgcaGTTTATCTAGAATTGGAAATGTGTGATGTTAAGTAACTTTGTGGTAACTTTTAGTTTAACTCTTATTTTTTCAGCATTTATTACTATTTGTATATGTCATTcaatcttttctttaaatgtaCAAGCttaagtgtttgtttttcttttcttttgtcttgcaGTAATTATTTAATTAGGGAAAGTACTTAATAaccatgctgaattctctttcttgcATTTTGTTTCTAAAAGCATGCATTCCAAAGGAGAATCAGGTGGTAAAGCCTTGCAATCACCTGCAAGATCTTAGCAAAAGTCAATGTTTGGGATACAAATGCTGTTATTCGTCATCTAGGACCAGTAACTTCAACTGTTTTGCCCCGCTAAAAGACAGTAagttaatccttttacatttattatattcctgtttttaaaaattgaataaacaGGTCACGATGGCATAAGTTTAAATTTGGGTCTCTCAGCTTAACATTGAAAGGAGGCTCCCAGCCCTAGAGCAATACCATCTGTAGAAAGTCCTGAGGTGGTCAGGCCTCTATTCATGAGCCGTTTCTGCTTAGTCCTTAGGTGTGACTGTGGCAGTTTGAAATtagtttcatcttttcttttgctttagtcACTATCTTGTCCCATAGATTCCAGGCTTTATGAGATGTAACCCTCAATGCCTGGGAGAAGATACCAGTCAGGCATGCCTTAGCTTACTTTCTCTTCCCATCTTTTCTCCCTGAGTAGAATTCttctcatttatcttttcttCAGCATCTCAGTATGTAACAGTAACTTGAATGTTTCCTGTTAAGTCTGTTTGTCAGtttctctctttgttcttttgtttttgaattagGTTCttctcttaagattttttttctttacaatgttttgaACACTAGACCATCTGTTTTTGCTCCTTTATTTGGATAGTGGGGACATATTACCAGTTGGTCCCTTTATGGACATATTTGATATGATTAACTACCAACAAATGGTACAAAAAAGATGCATGCAAAACAGTGTCTTAGGTTAATATAGTCCCTATTCAATTTACAGGTCTTTGTTGAATATCTAGTATTAATAATGGAAACTGAAACCTGATCATGAACATAGTATTACAATTTTAACACTGTCACATGGTGTTTATAATTCATTCATCAGTTTAGTCTTTATATTATGTGTGAAGAGACATTTGGTTCTTGTAGAGGGAAAAATTGAACCGTGACTTACAATTCCCCAATCATATTAGAATGCGTTTCCAAATgaatataagaataaaatatactTATTCACCTGCAGATTCTTGATTTCTCAtttaatataatgttttatagtttagaAGTAAACATTTAAGAAACCATTCCTTTGTCAAGTTAAGTATTCATAGATGAATTCACTTCCTGAGTATTCTAGGATATATAACATATGGCCAAGGAAAAAACATGCTTGGGTCATAGGAAGAAATATATATAGTCTGAATCGTAATAATCTGTTAACAAAAACAGTAGGATCATTTGGTTAAGGCTTCCATTGGGGGGAACATACTTATAGTGTAACCTTTAGTTGTATTTCAAGAACATTTCATGAACTCCTGCTACTTATAGAGTACCAGTGATATTTACCTGTCATATAAGAATACCtccttattttactttattaactGATAGTTTTTTTATAAAGACTATGAAAGAGCTCAGATTTGCTTCTCTTGCTTAAGTCATAAAAATAACAGGATATAATTAAACCACCAGAGCCTACGCAGATGTTCCGGATGTTTGGGCTTGGTGTGATCAGCATGATCATCCTGGGATGTCTGCCCATTTATTGCTGCCTGTTTTGCCGGAGGAGGTAGGCAAACATAAACTTTTATTTGCTGATTGCTGAGTATACTTGAATATTTCTGTGTAGACACATTTATTCATAGCTCCAAAAGCACAGGGATTATGTTTGGGTCCCTTTTGTTTAAAAGAAGGTAGCTTGGGAAAAACCTAAAAGTTGAGTTAACCAAATATTTCTTCAatgcatgttattttatttttccataaatttaAGACATCCTCTTGCATAGTCTGTACATTCCCTCATCAAACAAAATCCCaatgggaaggaaaaataaatcagtgaGCTGAGGATATGTGGAGTGGACGTGGTTATTAACTGCAAATCAGAAGGATTCCCAGAAGTGTTAGTTTCCATCTAGTAGATGGTCATCTACCATTGGGTCTTAAAGCCTTGATCTTCCTTCAAGCCAATTTGTATCAGATTTCTTATTAGCATCTTGTACAAAATCTCAGTGGGCTGTTGGCATGATGCTTGTAAGTTTTTCTAAATAGCTCCCCACCTACTGGGACAGAGTGGGTGTGGAGATAGAGAGCAGGGCCAGGGCTAGGGTGGGGTGAGTGAGGCACTCACTCTCAGGTTTGTGCAAGTGCAGGGTCGGCACTAGCACAACCCTGAGAGCAAGTTCCTCCTTAAACATTTTGGTAAAGAAAAGGTGCCTGTTGAAGATTAAGCATCTTTGATGTTTTTATTCGAGTTAAtaagaaggtgatatttgagttACCAAGAAATTATTTAGATTTCACCGGAAGATTTAGACTGTACATGTTACCTTATTTTCCATAAAGAtcattaagtctttttttttcttttttgtaccttTTCCTTGAGTCTGATGAATTTGTCATACTCATCATTGTAGTTTCAGTTCATAGCAGAATGCCTCACATATAGTGGAtgcttaatatatttttgttgaataaatgaatagttgaatgaataaagaaatacagTGGATGGAGTTGGCTAGCCTGGAAGGCAGTCATATAGTGATTTAAACTTTCTCATTGCTTTCATCACTTTC encodes:
- the FMR1NB gene encoding LOW QUALITY PROTEIN: FMR1 neighbor protein (The sequence of the model RefSeq protein was modified relative to this genomic sequence to represent the inferred CDS: substituted 1 base at 1 genomic stop codon), coding for FSXGFSNSVSPSEYILWSNENANGQPLEETAAWEALLSFFFPTTCIPKENQVVKPCNHLQDLSKSQCLGYKCCYSSSRTSNFNCFAPLKDKPTQMFRMFGLGVISMIILGCLPIYCCLFCRRSTWANPLRRKVNIILKGLKNRRRKLKRNAETLGKATDEEGLGDEKEQETKGSPQGLQVFAAVPSPGKVDGAKGEPEMDEGVMSQGMWAPLEAGKGQEVDSPLEPLEGPQP